The Triticum aestivum cultivar Chinese Spring chromosome 3A, IWGSC CS RefSeq v2.1, whole genome shotgun sequence genome includes a region encoding these proteins:
- the LOC123061270 gene encoding CBL-interacting protein kinase 8, which produces MVGGGGGGALRRVGKYEVGRTIGEGTFAKVKFAQNTETGESVAMKVLDRSSILKHKMVDQIKREISIMKLVRHPNVVRLHEVLASRKKIFIILEFITGGELFDKIIRHGRLSEADARKYFQQLIDGVDFCHSKGVYHRDLKPENLLLDSQGNLKISDFGLSAWPAQGAALLRTTCGTPNYVAPEVLSHKGYDGALADTWSCGVILYVLLAGYLPFDEVDLTTLYGKIESAEYSFPAVFPSGAKSLIRRILDPSPDTRIRIKEIRKDEWFKKNYEPAREVENEEVNLDDVNAAFDDPEEDNEHTFDDEAGPLTLNAFDLIILSQGLNLSALFDRRQDYGKLQNRFLSRKPANVILSSMEVVAQSMGLKTHIRNYKMRVEGPNANKTSHLTIMLQIFEVAPSIFMVELERSAGETSEYNKFVNNYCSKLDDIIWKVSAEKGKSRTSRLSKR; this is translated from the exons atggttgggggaggagggggaggggcgctgCGGCGGGTGGGCAAGTACGAGGTGGGGCGGACCATCGGGGAGGGGACGTTCGCCAAGGTCAAGTTCGCGCAGAACACGGAGACAGGGGAGAGCGTCGCCATGAAGGTGCTCGATCGCTCCTCCATCCTCAAGCACAAGATGGTGGATCAG ATCAAGAGAGAGATATCCATAATGAAGCTTGTGAGGCATCCCAATGTGGTCAGATTACATGAG GTTTTGGCGAGCCGAAAGAAGATATTTATAATCTTGGAGTTCATCACTGGTGGTGAACTATTTGACAAAATT ATTCGTCATGGGAGACTCAGTGAAGCGGATGCACGTAAATACTTTCAGCAGCTTATTGATGGTGTTGATTTTTGCCACAGCAAAGGAGTCTACCATCGAGATCTAAAG CCTGAAAATCTTCTCCTTGATTCCCAAGGAAATCTTAAAATTTCAGACTTTGGACTCAGTGCATGGCCTGCACAG GGAGCTGCCCTTCTACGTACTACCTGTGGAACCCCAAACTATGTTGCCCCAGAG GTTCTTAGTCATAAAGGATATGATGGAGCACTTGCTGATACATGGTCATGTGGAGTTATTCTATATGTCCTGTTGGCAGGTTATCTTCCCTTCGATGAAGTAGATTTGACTACCCTTTATGGGAAG ATTGAGAGCGCAGAATATTCATTCCCAGCTGTGTTTCCAAGTGGTGCTAAGTCACTGATACGCAGAATTCTGGATCCTAGCCCAGATACA CGAATCAGGATAAAAGAGATCAGAAAGGATGAATGGTTTAAGAAAAATTATGAACCTGCCAGGGAAGTAGAAAATGAAGAAGTAAATCTCGATGATGTTAATGCAGCTTTTGATGATCCTGAG GAGGACAATGAACATACTTTTGACGATGAAGCAGGCCCTTTGACGCTCAATGCATTCGATCTAATTATTCTATCTCAAGGGTTGAACCTTTCGGCCCTATTTGATCGCCGACAG GACTATGGCAAGCTTCAAAATAGATTTTTATCACGCAAACCAGCAAATGTTATATTGTCAAGTATGGAGGTTGTTGCTCAATCCATGGGGTTGAAGACACATATTCGCAATTATAAG ATGAGGGTGGAAGGTCCAAATGCGAACAAGACTAGCCATCTCACAATTATGCTTCAA ATTTTTGAAGTTGCCCCATCAATCTTTATGGTGGAACTAGAGAGATCTGCTGGAGAAACTTCAGAGTATAATAAG ttcGTAAACAACTACTGCTCCAAATTAGATGATATCATCTGGAAAGTTTCTGCTGAGAAGGGAAAATCTAGGACATCCCGGCTATCGAAGCGCTAA